The following proteins come from a genomic window of Sorghum bicolor cultivar BTx623 chromosome 3, Sorghum_bicolor_NCBIv3, whole genome shotgun sequence:
- the LOC8062352 gene encoding protein ABSCISIC ACID-INSENSITIVE 5 → MASDMSKNVRALDEQEVTSQQRAGRTSAAATEEQDPLARQSSIMSLTLEELQNSLCEPGRNFGSMNMDEFMANIWNAEEFQAATGTGGCSKEGTEREPMMMPVAAAAAGTGENGAGASGLVRQGSFALPPPLSRKTVEEVWAEINQDPADSQANANATPQAVVQPQMGSGGVGGVAGSGRQVTLGEMTLEDFLVKAGVVRGAFAGHGGQAVGMVPAGPMGMQHAAAPMMYQVAAPVPHNAVYPVMGDGMGYHNGYPGGMAVVPPPPPSQCVAAAAVSPGSSDGMSAMTQAEMMNCIGNGGMVRNGGGGGARKRDSPEDGCTEKTVERRQRRMIKNRESAARSRARKQAYTVELEAELNHLKEENERLRAEEKTILLSKKKMLVEKMMEQARENVSAKKGGRGLRRWGSAMW, encoded by the exons ATGGCGTCGGATATGAGCAAGAACGTGAGGGCCCTCGACGAGCAGGAGGTCACCTCGCAGCAGCGCGCCGGCaggaccagcgccgccgccaccgaggAGCAGGATCCGCTGGCGCGGCAGTCGTCCATCATGTCGCTGACGCTGGAGGAGCTGCAGAACTCGCTGTGCGAGCCGGGGCGCAACTTCGGGTCCATGAACATGGACGAGTTCATGGCCAACATATGGAACGCCGAGGAGTTCCAGGCCGCCACCGGCACCGGCGGATGCAGCAAGGAGGGAACGGAGCGGGAGCCCATGATGATgcccgtggcggcggcggcggcggggacagGTGAGAACGGAGCAGGAGCGAGCGGGTTGGTTCGGCAGGGGTCGTtcgcgctgccgccgccgctgtcCCGGAAGACGGTGGAGGAGGTCTGGGCCGAGATCAACCAGGACCCCGCGGATTCCCAGGCCAACGCCAACGCGACGCCGCAGGCCGTGGTGCAGCCCCAGATGGGgagcggcggcgtcggcggtgTCGCGGGCAGCGGGCGGCAGGTGACGCTGGGCGAGATGACGCTGGAGGACTTCCTGGTGAAGGCCGGCGTCGTGCGGGGGGCCTTCGCCGGCCACGGCGGCCAGGCCGTCGGCATGGTCCCGGCCGGGCCGATGGGCATGCAGCACGCCGCGGCTCCCATGATGTACCAAGTGGCGGCGCCGGTGCCGCACAACGCCGTGTACCCGGTGATGGGTGACGGCATGGGGTACCACAACGGGTACCCTGGGGGCATGGCGGTGgtgccgcctccgccgccgtctCAGTGCGTGGCGGCCGCCGCCGTCAGCCCGGGGTCGTCGGACGGGATGAGCGCGATGACGCAGGCGGAGATGATGAACTGCATTGGCAACGGAGGGATGGTCCGgaacggcggtggcggcggcgcgcggaaGCGCGACTCCCCCGAGGACGGGTGCACCGAGAAGACCGTGGAGCGCCGGCAGCGGCGCATGATCAAGAACCGCGAATCAGCGGCCCGGTCACGAGCCAGGAAGCAG gCATATACCGTGGAGCTTGAGGCTGAACTGAACCATCTCAAGgaggagaacgagcgcctcagaGCAGAGGAG AAGACGATTCTGTTATCGAAGAAAAAGATG CTGGTGGAGAAGATGATGGAGCAGGCAAGGGAGAATGTGAGCGCCAAGAAGGGCGGTCGCGGGCTGCGCCGCTGGGGCAGCGCCATGTGGTGA
- the LOC8058946 gene encoding uncharacterized protein LOC8058946 yields the protein MSLYTLRLQMECLLEDGLLRLNTCHQPSQIESAVRWAVRKRSQNKPVYVHCAYGHGRSVCVMCALLVALGLAEDWKAAEQMIREKRPYISMNTLHRKSLEEWSKHLLSSKRSGESDVSSVIHSDYNQK from the exons ATGAGCCTTTATACACTGAGGTTGCAGATGGAGTGTTTGTTGGAGGATGGCCTTCTTCGGTTGAACACCTGCCACCAG CCATCACAAATTGAGTCTGCCGTGCGATGGGCTGTGAGAAAGCGGTCACAGAACAAGCCTGTCTATGTCCACTGTGCCTATG GTCATGGCAGAAGTGTCTGTGTGATGTGCGCGCTTCTTGTTGCATTAGGATTGGCTGAAGATTGGAAAGCTGCTGAGCAAATGATCCGTGAGAAGCGACCTTATATTAGCATGAACACTCTTCACCGCAAAAGCTTGGAGGAATGGTCAAAACATTTGCTCTCCTCTAAAAGAAGTGGGGAATCGGATGTGAGTTCTGTTATCCATTCGGATTATAACCAGAAATAA